Proteins encoded by one window of Martelella endophytica:
- the torT gene encoding TMAO reductase system periplasmic protein TorT encodes MKAHSILKVAISALAVSAASPVLAETWYPYDAVEITPPFAADGTASDVKYVPLEKAEEAYNICVSFPHMKDAYWLGVDYGVVEEAKDLGVKLNVVEAGGYTELAKQISQIEDCVAGGADAVVIGAISYDGLNSLVSEVAAKGIPVIDVINGISSPDITAKSLVSFYTMGFETGKYLAEKHPAGGEPAIVGWFPGPAGAGWVEAANEGFLKAVEGSALTVLEPKYGDTGKEAQLKLVEDVLQAEPDVAYIAGTAVTAEAAQGLIRERGLKDKVGLLAFYMTPGVYEGIKRGFIEAAPADSMVIQGRIAVDQAVRALEGKELVKHVGPKIFVVDGDNIDSVPQTDILPPNGFRPVFSVD; translated from the coding sequence ATGAAAGCACATTCAATTCTTAAAGTCGCCATCTCGGCGCTCGCCGTTTCCGCAGCATCGCCGGTGCTTGCCGAGACCTGGTATCCCTATGATGCCGTCGAAATCACGCCGCCTTTTGCGGCCGACGGCACGGCTTCCGACGTCAAGTATGTGCCGCTCGAAAAGGCCGAGGAAGCCTACAATATCTGCGTATCCTTCCCGCATATGAAGGACGCCTACTGGCTCGGCGTCGATTACGGCGTGGTCGAGGAAGCGAAGGACCTCGGCGTCAAGCTGAACGTCGTCGAGGCCGGCGGTTATACCGAGCTTGCCAAGCAGATTTCGCAGATCGAGGACTGCGTTGCCGGTGGCGCGGATGCCGTGGTCATCGGCGCGATTTCCTATGACGGGCTGAACAGCCTCGTTTCGGAAGTGGCGGCCAAGGGTATTCCGGTCATCGATGTCATCAACGGCATTTCTTCTCCCGATATTACCGCCAAGTCGCTCGTCTCTTTCTACACGATGGGCTTTGAGACCGGCAAATACCTCGCCGAAAAGCATCCGGCAGGCGGCGAACCGGCAATTGTCGGCTGGTTCCCGGGTCCGGCCGGTGCCGGCTGGGTGGAAGCCGCCAATGAAGGTTTCCTGAAAGCGGTCGAAGGTTCGGCGCTGACCGTGCTGGAGCCGAAATACGGCGACACCGGCAAGGAAGCCCAGCTGAAACTGGTGGAAGACGTGCTGCAGGCCGAGCCTGACGTCGCTTATATCGCCGGCACGGCCGTGACCGCCGAAGCCGCGCAGGGCCTCATTCGCGAACGCGGCCTGAAGGACAAGGTTGGGCTTCTGGCCTTCTACATGACGCCCGGCGTCTATGAGGGCATCAAGCGCGGCTTCATCGAGGCAGCGCCGGCGGATTCAATGGTGATCCAGGGGCGTATCGCCGTCGATCAGGCGGTTCGCGCGCTGGAAGGCAAGGAACTGGTCAAGCATGTTGGTCCGAAGATCTTTGTCGTCGACGGCGACAATATCGACTCTGTGCCGCAGACCGACATCCTGCCGCCGAACGGCTTCCGTCCGGTCTTCTCGGTCGATTGA